Proteins encoded by one window of Anopheles maculipalpis chromosome 2RL, idAnoMacuDA_375_x, whole genome shotgun sequence:
- the LOC126559569 gene encoding 26S proteasome complex subunit SEM1 has translation MSDKENKEKPKLDLGLLEEDDEFEEFPAEDWTGNKEDEEELSVWEDNWDDDNVEDDFNQQLRAQLEKHK, from the exons ATGTCGGACAaggaaaacaaggaaaaacccAAGCTAGACCTCGGTCTTCTCGAGGAAGACGACGAATTTGAGGAGTTTCCTGCTGAAG ATTGGACCGGAAACAAGGAAGACGAGGAAGAATTAAGCGTGTGGGAAGACAACTGGGACGATGATAATGTTGAAGACGATTTCAACCAGCAGCTGCGTGCTCAGCTTGAAAAGCACAAGTGA
- the LOC126558290 gene encoding snRNA-activating protein complex subunit 3, which translates to MENIYLPRTDKIISVWDALAEFQKELYPDGMNKIVESDHDIMEAMSLGGAEFDKLLGSVDVGQLSSPKDIPVRPFHPHRITCKQKMAEMPPKAGRFKCVQRAFAREKDQRNIDVKLRYNHHKYMERKQDSETIKDLVPFQEMVLILRFYEPFKYKPGRRVGHPKFHQEFYVLSSQYLTELKDKIFCHCDSGPFYEISENRTAETTESIPKSGFFFIHDTFYNDFRDDANHDYSEVIQKWAERQSLIGKLKSNRMEDTCFGDLKFRLGYPQLYQHQGNCEHLFVVSECRLLASSDILTRDRYPFLNSYGIGRDVPCNVCSLCQAQFIVQNSNRHIFDPAYVCENCLELYHYDENGQKIGEFDLYKFSLMMIRKTDETEGEASTSQ; encoded by the exons atggaaaatatATACTTACCAAGAACCGACAAGATTATATCCGTGTGGGATGCATTGGCCGAGTTTCAGAAAGAACTATACCCGGACGGAATGAACAAGATCGTAGAGTCCGATCACGACATAATGGAAGCGATGAGCCTAGGGGGTGCCGAGTTCGATAAACTGCTCGGTTCGGTTGATGTTGGGCAGCTGTCCAGTCCAAAAGACATTCCAGTGAGACCGTTTCATCCGCATCGGATTACCTGCAAACAGAAGATGGCAGAGATGCCACCGAAGGCGGGACGATTCAAATGCGTGCAACGGGCATTCGCTAGAGAGAAAGATCAACGCAACATAGACGTGAAGCTACGGTACAATCATCATAAATACATGGAGAGAAAGCAAGATTCGGAAACGATTAAGGatttggttccatttcaaGAGATGGTGCTGATATTGCGGTTCTACGAGCCATTTAAATATAAACCCGGACGACGTGTAGGCCATCCAAAGTTTCACCAAGAGTTTTATGTGCTTAGCTCGCAGTACTTGACTGAGCTGAAGGACAAAATATTTTGTCATTGCGATTCGGGACCGTTCTACGAAATCAGCGAGAACAGAACGGCAGAAACGACGGAATCGATACCAAAGTCTGggttcttttttattcacGATACGTTCTACAATGACTTCCGGGATGATGCGAATCATGACTATTCGGAAGTGATACAGAAATGGGCCGAACGTCAGTCGTTGATCGGAAAGCTAAAATCCAATCGGATGGAAGATACATGCTTTGGAGATTTAAAATTCCGTTTAGGCTATCCTCAG CTGTACCAACATCAAGGGAACTGTGAACATTTATTCGTAGTGAGTGAATGTAGGCTGCTGGCGTCGTCCGACATTTTAACGAGGGATCGATATCCATTTCTCAACTCGTACGGGATAGGTCGAGATGTTCCTTGCAACGTTTGCAGTCTCTGTCAAGCGCAATTCATTGTGCAGAACAGTAATAGACACATTTTCGATCCTGCGTACGTTTGTGAAAATTGCCTAGAGTTGTACCATTACGATGAGAATGGACAAAAGATAGGAGAATTCGATTTGTACAAATTCTCTCTTATGATGATTCGTAAGACCGACGAAACGGAAGGCGAAGCATCGACATCACAATAA
- the LOC126557186 gene encoding ubiquitin thioesterase trabid, whose product MSGSSSTNKPNQQHPERETEQQQEQQQQSSQQQQQDETQQQEQHCSQQQPKWVCEYCTYENYPLSLKCIMCTGPKPLLKEDIFRLSPTQQLSATNRSNPNLASGATTITTEPLDTNQRWPCASCTYLNLPHSRRCLQCDTIRKEELITIQQQPPSPSKVISDSISEQLNALNICRSASPGDDGTVCTSGTAGKRNNRNNSPASGASYGSTSGCASDVKHSPSPVSSSPGNTMGRAVASSPVNTGKWFCSLCTYENWPKSLKCSMCLHARETASSNMGSKSSNQAAAKPSPEHDENSVNNVASNIMVNNKRNQQFVGHADSINNMDACKQERYLQLLRRQPDWDWLNACVGIAENNIGAVEAYLECGGDPSRALTSAEAFLISRNNCAFDVGHTLIHLAIRFHRDEMLPLLLAQISGSGPGIKRVPAYIAPDLASDIRRHFAQSLRIRKASFNCQFVNEHATFSLPADIEELPLVLQEQLYEELLDKDAQKQLEMAPPALNWSLEITERLGSRLMVLWNRSAGDCLLDSVMQATWGVFDRDNTLRRALADSLHQCSHIFYPRWKENELFQAALLQYTVGEMQLEKDWNTLLSLASHPGSSLEQLHIFALAHIMRRPIIVYGVKYVKSFRGEDIGFARFEGVYLPLLWEQSFCITSPIALGYTRGHFSALVPTEPYSRIDATRDDREDITFLPLMDCELKLLPIHFLTKNEIGREEMLLRQWLEVCETEGGLVVAQQKLHKRPLLVAQLLEEWLNHYRRIAISRLF is encoded by the exons ATGTCGGGTTCGTCGTCTACGAACAAGCCAAACCAACAGCATCCAGAACGGGAAACAGAACAGcagcaagaacaacaacaacaatcatcgcaacaacagcagcaagatgAAACACAACAACAGGAGCAACATTGTTCCCAGCAGCAACCGAAATGGGTGTGCGAATACTGTACATACGAGAACTATCCATTGTCCCTCAAATGCATCATGTGTACAGGGCCCAAACCGCTGCTTAAGGAGGATATATTTCG CCTAAGTCCAACACAACAGCTCAGTGCGACGAACCGATCGAACCCAAATCTAGCGAGCGGTGCGACTACGATCACAACGGAACCGCTCGATACCAATCAGCGATGGCCATGTGCGTCCTGTACCTACCTGAACCTTCCCCACAGCAGGCGCTGTCTGCAGTGCGACACCATACGAAAGGAAGAGCTGATCACGATCCAGCAACAACCACCGTCTCCATCGAAAGTGATAAGCGATAGCATAAGCGAGCAGCTAAATGCGTTGAACATTTGCCGCAGTGCCAGTCCCGGCGATGATGGTACCGTCTGCACAAGCGGAACTGCCGGCAAGCGTAACAATCGCAACAATTCACCGGCATCGGGCGCATCGTACGGTTCCACCTCAGGATGTGCGAGTGATGTAAAACACTCACCCTCTCCCGTGTCCTCGTCACCCGGCAATACGATGGGCCGAGCAGTGGCCAGCTCACCCGTCAACACGGGCAAATGGTTCTGCTCGCTCTGTACGTACGAAAATTGGCCCAAATCGCTCAAATGTTCGATGTGCTTGCATGCGCGTGAAACCGCCAGCAGTAATATGGGCAGCAAAAGTAGCAACCAGGCGGCCGCCAAACCATCTCCCGAGCACGACGAGAACAGCGTTAACAACGTGGCCAGCAATATCATGGTAAACAACAAGCGTAATCAACAGTTTGTAGGTCATGCCGATTCGATAAACAATATGGACGCGTGCAAGCAGGAACGCTACCTGCAGCTACTGCGCCGCCAACCCGATTGGGACTGGCTGAATGCGTGCGTCGGCATAGCGGAAAACAATATTGGAGCGGTGGAAGCGTACCTGGAGTGTGGCGGCGATCCAAGCCGAGCACTAACATCGGCCGAAGCGTTTCTGATCAGTCGCAACAATTGTGCATTTGATGTGGGCCACACGCTGATTCATCTGGCGATACGGTTTCATCGGGACGAGATGTTGCCACTGCTTTTGGCACAAATTTCTGGCTCGGGTCCGGGCATTAAGCGCGTACCGGCTTATATTGCACCGGATCTTGCGAGTGACATACGGCGCCATTTTGCACAATCGCTACGAATACGGAAGGCTTCGTTCAACTGCCAGTTTGTGAATGAACATGCCACGTTTTCGCTGCCGGCCGATATCGAAGAGTTGCCGTTAGTGTTGCAGGAGCAGCTGTACGAGGAGCTGCTGGATAAGGATGCGCAAAAGCAACTAGAAATGGCTCCACCAGCTTTGAATTGGTCGCTGGAAATTACTGAGCGGCTTGGTTCGCGGTTGATGGTGCTGTGGAATCGTAGCGCTGGCGATTGTTTGCTCGATTCCGTGATGCAGGCTACCTGGGGTGTGTTTGACCGTGACAATACTCTCCGTCGAGCGTTGGCCGATAGCTTACACCAGTGCAGTCACAT ATTCTATCCCCGCTGGAAGGAGAACGAACTTTTCCAGGCGGCTTTGCTCCAGTACACCGTCGGCGAGATGCAGCTGGAGAAGGACTGGAACACGCTACTATCGCTAGCTAGTCATCCGGGCTCATCGCTCGAGCAGCTGCACATCTTTGCCCTCGCCCACATCATGCGCCGACCGATCATTGTGTACGGTGTAAAGTATGTGAAAAGCTTTCGCGGAGAAGATATCGGATTTGCCCGGTTCGAGGGTGTCTATCTGCCGCTGCTGTGGGAGCAAAGCTTCTGCATTACGTCGCCGATCGCGCTCGGCTACACACGTGGACACTTTAGTGCGCTCGTGCCGACCGAACCGTACTCGCGGATCGATGCAACACGGGACGACCGGGAAGACATTACCTTTTTGCCTCTGATGGACTGTGAGCTGAAGCTGCTGCCGATACattttttgaccaaaaacGAG ATTGGTCGCGAAGAGATGTTACTCCGGCAGTGGTTGGAAGTGTGCGAAACGGAGGGAGGATTGGTGGTCGCCCAGCAGAAGCTTCACAAACGTCCACTATTAGTCGCTCAGCTGCTAGAAGAATGGCTTAACCACTATCGTAGGATAGC GATCTCGAGgctgttttaa
- the LOC126567182 gene encoding neuropeptide-like protein 31 — MLRGSLALFVLIAIVSGAAATFGYGLLGGSGYNGGYGGGYGGYGGYGGYNGYGGYGGYGGGYQPYGYGYGYPGKYGGYGGYGGYGGYGGYGGYGGYGGYGSGYGGYGGFRPYFR, encoded by the exons ATGCTGCGCGGTTCT CTTGCGTTGTTCGTTTTGATTGCGATTGTGTCCGGTGCTGCGGCGACCTTTGGATACGGTCTGCTAGGTGGATCAG GGTATAACGGCGGATACGGTGGAGGATACGGTGGATACGGTGGATATGGTGGTTACAACGGGTATGGAGGCTATGGAGGCTACGGAGGAGGCTATCAACCGTACGGCTATGGATATG GATATCCTGGTAAATATGGCGGTTATGGTGGATACGGTGGCTATGGAGGTTATGGCGGATACGGAGGATATGGTGGATACGGAGGTTACGGCAGTGGATATGGTGGATACGGAGGATTCAGACCATACTTCCGATAA